The following are from one region of the Trichoderma breve strain T069 chromosome 5, whole genome shotgun sequence genome:
- a CDS encoding RNase H domain-containing protein gives MAVEMDYYEGNGEAGLDLEIKEPRQFRGASPNPLIDDIRAQNLPRGVLIPLKTTQEVRQDHTIVQAYITRAPTKSANDVITLLRDMCPDGNANTLPHLRRCAKPSDLPAHLKTQLMNDTPVGRQIHTAKSTWIYIIVGEAKDFSQEELIMLLSGVEGIEKEPFISLIPVPLLAPTSQVQAAMWSSQFWPTVYRKNNPLGPHPGMVARGTDDIKHDTAIWMALAHRVALQAKAAGIGEAMGAVIVQRTESGTELVGLAGDARHHQGGALIMGGNNPMSHCVLRAISMVAQKLVRYERLATEQPMESAKLDFDAFQDVPLIELERECYKQEHPNRDGYLCHGLELYVTHEPCVACSMGVLHSRMGKAVFCNHMPQSGGLSSDDRPDGGGRGLGLFWRRELNWSLLAWEITTSEDDMRLDTALAGWSSAGRWSPPGRGTPKLRGFYTLYWHTGDPAPHFAEVASRQMQQTPASPQAGKRAAAPPKVCANHAAALPCSPRAEPPPPFRLRFLAWHLSSLRAAPAKSLLKYRLSERPLSSRKARPASPSLANRHAIDVKLMRLRPQPCANIIANGITAARSEFGPDTILSRRRFGCVVRLAVTETRLRSSPFRARTAAPSLAREYYDLAPGSSVFRFGLTTYTTLKTMGSNNKRPASTSAAAASLSKKRKTDNMQKYYAVQAGFVPGVYLTYSECQAQTAGFKGAIFKSFISRDDAEAFAAGKKVAVADEPAKFYAVAVGNPTGIFTDWSEASKSITGIKGPKYKRFGTRAEAVAYIRQYGNREAIEALGEKVVEPVKKVEVEEEPVTIKKFTPIQEVATKKPAEDVLDVWTDGSSLANGTAGSRAGLGVYFGDKDPRNLAERLPGEPQTNQRAELMAMQRALEIAPLEQHVRIHSDSQYSIKCVTEWAVGWKRKNWLTANGEKVKNQDIIRAVLDKIDERNKAGGRTYFQWVKGHATNVGNIAADRLAVRGANLP, from the exons ATGGCTGTCGAAATGGATTACTATGAAGGAAATGGCGAGGCAGGACTTGACCTTGAGATCAAAGAACCCCGTCAATTCAGAGGCGCTTCGCCGAACCCATTGATTGATGATATTCGAGCTCAGAACCTGCCTCGAGGCGTGCTCATCCCTCTGAAAACGACCCAGGAGGTTCGCCAAGATCACACTATTGTGCAGGCGTACATTACAAGAGCTCCAACCAAGTCTGCTAACGACGTTATCAC ACTCCTGCGCGACATGTGTCCTGACGGTAACGCTAATACCTTACCGCACCTTCGTCGATGCGCAAAGCCATCAGATCTCCCTGCGCATCTCAAGACGCAGTTGATGAATGACACACCAGTTGGACGGCAGATTCACACTGCAAAATCTACCTGGATATACATCATCGTCGGAGAGGCCAAGGACTTTTCTCAAGAAGAGCTCATTATGTTGCTCTCTGGCGTGGAAGGAATCGAGAAAGAACCCTTCATAAGTCTTATTCCAGTTCCACTGTTGGCACCGACCTCCCAGGTCCAGGCCGCCATGTGGTCTTCACAGTTCTGGCCAACTGTCTATCGCAAGAATAACCCTCTGGGACCGCATCCGGGCATGGTGGCCCGTGGCACTGACGATATCAAGCATGACACGGCGATTTGGATGGCATTAGCCCATCGCGTCGCTCTCCAGGCCAAGGCAGCAGGTATTGGAGAGGCCATGGGTGCCGTGATTGTGCAGAGAACCGAAAGCGGTACAGAGCTCGTTGGACTTGCTGGAGACGCCAGACACCACCAAGGAGGTGCCCTAATCATGGGTGGCAACAATCCCATGTCACACTGCGTCCTGCGCGCTATTAGCATGGTGGCCCAGAAACTCGTTCGGTACGAGCGATTGGCTACCGAACAACCGATGGAGTCCGCCAAATTGGACTTTGACGCCTTCCAGGACGTGCCCTTAATTGAGCTGGAAAGAGAGTGTTACAAGCAAGAACACCCAAACAGAGACGGCTACCTATGCCACGGACTGGAGCTCTACGTTACTCACGAACCATGCGTGGCGTGCTCCATGGGTGTGCTCCACTCACGCATGGGAAAGGCGGTATTCTGCAACCATATGCCTCAATCAGGCGGCCTGAGCTCAGATGATCGTCCTGATGGAGGTGGACGAGGATTGGGTCTTTTCTGGAGACGAGAGCTCAACTGGAGCTTGCTGGCCTGGGA GATTACCACCTCCGAGGACGATATGAGACTCGACACTGCCCTCGCTGGCTGGAGCAGTGCAGGACGATGGAGTCCTCCGGGCAGGGGAACGCCCAAGCTACGTG GTTTTTACACTTTATACTGGCATACAGG GGATCCGGCGCCTCACTTTGCTGAGGTCGCATCGCGGCAAATGCAACAGACCCCGGCGTCTCCACAGGCGGGAAAGCGGGCAGCTGCCCCTCCTAAAGTTTGCGCGAATCACGCGGCTGCTCTGCCTTGCTCTCCAAGGGCAgaacccccccccccctttcgCCTTCGCTTCCTCGCCTGgcatctctcgtctctccGCGCAGCTCCCGCAAAGTCTCTTTTAAAATACCGACTGTCCGAGCGCCCGCTCAGCTCCAGAAAAGCCCGGCCGGCCTCTCCCTCGTTGGCTAATCGCCATGCCATTGATGTGAAGTTGATGCGCCTTCGCCCTCAGCCTTGTGCGaacatcatcgccaacgGCATAACCGCGGCACGCTCCGAGTTTGGCCCCGACACGATTCTCTCCAGACGCCGCTTTGGCTGTGTGGTGCGGCTGGCCGTGACCGAGACCAGGCTGCGATCAAGCCCTTTCCGAGCTCGCACCGCAGCGCCGAGCCTGGCGCGAGAATATTATGACCTGGCCCCCGGCTCGTCTGTTTTCAGGTTTGGCTTAACAACTTACACGACGCTCAAGACCAtgggcagcaacaacaaacGACCGGCCTCTACTAGCGCTGCGGCGGCGAGCCTTtcgaaaaagaggaagacggaCAATATGCAAAAGTACTATGCCGTACAGGCGGGCTTTGTCCCTGGTGTGTACCTGACATACTCGGAATGTCAAGCGCAGACGGCTGGCTTCAAGGGCGCCATTT TCAAATCCTTCATTTCCAgagacgatgccgaagcGTTTGCCGCCGGGAAAAAAGTTGCTGTGGCTGATGAGCCCGCGAAATTCTATGCCGTCGCAGTCGGCAACCCCACGGGCATCTTTACAGACTGGTCCGAAGCTTCAAAGTCCATAACCGGCATCAAGGGCCCCAAGTACAAACGCTTTGGAACCCGCGCAGAGGCCGTCGCATACATCCGACAATATGGTAATCGGGAGGCGATAGAGGCTTTGGGAGAGAAGGTGGTGGAGCCGGTGAAGAAGGtcgaggttgaagaagagcctgTCACCATCAAAAAGTTTACTCCCATCCAGGAGGTGGCCACGAAAAAGCCCGCAGAAGACGTTCTCGACGTATGGACAGATGGAAGTAGTCTGGCCAATGGCACAGCCGGCTCTCGCGCTGGTTTGGGCGTCTACTTTGGAGATAAAGATCCCCGCAACCTGGCGGAAAGATTACCTGGCGAACCACAAACGAACCAGAGAGCGGAACTCATGGCCATGCAGCGTGCCCTGGAGATTGCGCCGTTGGAGCAGCATGTCCGGATTCACAGCGATAGCCAGTATTCGATCAAATGTGTGACTGAATGGGCGGTCGGGTGGAAGCGGAAGAATTGGCTGACAGCCAACGGCGAAAAAGTAAAGAATCAGGACATTATACGGGCCGTCCTCGACAAGATAGATGAGCGAAACAAGGCGGGTGGCCGAACTTACTTCCAATGGGTTAAAGGCCATGCCACAAATGTTGGCAACATTGCTGCAGACCGGTTGGCCGTTAGAGGCGCCAACCTCCCCTGA